One Gloeothece verrucosa PCC 7822 DNA window includes the following coding sequences:
- a CDS encoding filamentous hemagglutinin N-terminal domain-containing protein: MKLNYFLSTAIATKLIVLWLLAPSASSQIVPDSTVPTEVQRVGNEYKITGGGTAGNNLFHSFREFSIPAGITAVFEQGANIKNIFTRVTGSSLSNIEGTLRANGINNFFFINPNGIIFGPNAQLDVSGSFVASTASSIKFADGTQFSSTNPSSSPVLTVSVPLGLQFADNPGPIINRSVSQVKNPNPQLSPTTVGLQIKAGNTFALVGGDIKLEGGYVTATGGRVELGSVGNNSFVALTPINQGWQLGYEGVTNFQDIALSNTSTVDASGAGGTGEVRGRNITLTGSSQINVNAIGTESAGSLTVNASEAIELSGRPTLSRPSGFFAAVLTSTQGNGGNVIINTPRLTLQEGAAIGLATTGQGRGGQLTINAQLVEIVGATARDNSLLTTSTGGPADAGSITINTERLVVADGGAIVAITASTGKGGIININASQSVEVTGSRPLPVRGVITPSQISTTSGYEIFNFSGSGTAGNLNINTGQLIVSDGGRISAGSFRGGEAGNLTINARSISLNNGKILAESTAGSGGNIFINASNLLILRNNSLISATAGTAQAGGNGGNITITAPFIFAVPNQNSDISANAFSGTGGKVTITETGLFGIEFRARSTPLSDITASSQLGKPGNVIFNRPEVDPQTGIVTLPSQIVDSEKVVAQSCGSGGTLARGEFVIKGRGGFPTDPYEIPELNTGIADVGVISSSSPSPVSREDAPKQTSKVNAAPESIIEAQGWMRDSEGNVILTAIGSQVTPSSSGLNSTQCQGEKALDHKL; encoded by the coding sequence ATGAAACTGAATTATTTTTTGAGTACGGCAATTGCTACAAAACTCATAGTCTTATGGCTATTGGCTCCCTCAGCCTCAAGTCAAATTGTCCCCGATAGCACTGTCCCCACAGAAGTTCAACGGGTGGGCAATGAATATAAGATCACTGGAGGCGGAACGGCAGGCAATAATCTTTTCCATAGCTTCCGGGAATTTTCGATTCCCGCAGGGATCACAGCCGTTTTTGAGCAGGGGGCAAATATCAAAAATATTTTTACTCGGGTCACGGGTAGCTCCCTATCTAACATCGAGGGAACTCTGCGGGCTAATGGGATCAATAATTTTTTCTTCATCAATCCCAATGGAATTATCTTTGGGCCCAATGCTCAACTCGATGTGTCGGGTTCCTTTGTGGCTAGTACCGCCAGTAGTATTAAATTTGCTGATGGTACTCAATTTAGCAGCACTAACCCCTCTAGCTCACCAGTTTTAACCGTCAGTGTTCCCCTTGGTTTACAATTTGCGGATAATCCAGGTCCGATCATCAATCGCTCTGTCAGTCAAGTTAAAAACCCTAACCCTCAACTGAGTCCTACTACCGTCGGGCTTCAAATCAAAGCGGGTAATACTTTTGCTTTAGTGGGGGGTGATATAAAGCTAGAAGGAGGTTATGTCACGGCTACAGGAGGACGAGTTGAACTCGGGAGTGTGGGAAATAACAGTTTTGTTGCTCTGACTCCGATTAACCAAGGGTGGCAATTGGGTTATGAAGGCGTGACAAACTTTCAAGACATTGCCCTATCGAATACAAGCACGGTGGATGCTAGTGGTGCAGGAGGAACTGGTGAAGTTAGAGGCAGAAATATTACCCTAACGGGAAGTTCGCAAATTAATGTAAATGCGATAGGAACAGAATCGGCTGGAAGCTTAACTGTTAATGCTTCTGAAGCGATAGAACTGAGCGGAAGACCAACACTCTCACGCCCGAGTGGTTTTTTCGCGGCAGTGCTTACTAGTACCCAGGGGAATGGGGGTAATGTAATCATTAATACACCTCGCTTAACCCTTCAAGAAGGAGCCGCCATTGGTTTAGCGACCACTGGTCAAGGGCGAGGAGGGCAGTTGACGATTAATGCCCAGTTAGTAGAAATTGTGGGAGCAACGGCCAGAGACAATAGTCTATTGACGACTTCTACAGGTGGCCCAGCCGATGCCGGTTCCATCACCATTAACACAGAACGCTTGGTTGTGGCTGATGGAGGAGCAATCGTCGCTATTACAGCCAGTACAGGAAAGGGCGGGATTATTAATATTAATGCTTCTCAATCTGTAGAAGTGACTGGCTCAAGACCACTCCCCGTAAGAGGAGTTATCACACCCAGTCAGATCTCCACTACATCGGGTTATGAGATATTCAATTTCTCCGGAAGCGGAACCGCCGGCAATCTCAACATTAATACCGGCCAGTTAATCGTCTCTGATGGGGGTCGAATTTCTGCGGGCAGTTTCCGAGGAGGAGAGGCCGGCAATTTAACCATTAATGCCCGTTCGATTTCCCTCAATAACGGTAAAATTTTAGCTGAAAGTACGGCAGGCTCCGGCGGCAATATTTTTATCAACGCTTCGAATTTATTAATCCTGCGAAATAATAGCCTCATTTCCGCCACAGCCGGTACGGCTCAAGCCGGGGGCAATGGAGGCAATATTACCATTACTGCGCCCTTTATTTTTGCAGTTCCCAATCAAAACAGTGATATTAGTGCTAATGCTTTTAGCGGCACTGGGGGTAAAGTCACCATTACTGAAACCGGTCTTTTTGGCATAGAATTCCGCGCTCGTTCTACGCCTTTAAGCGATATTACAGCGAGTTCACAGTTAGGAAAACCGGGCAATGTCATTTTTAACCGTCCCGAAGTAGACCCTCAAACCGGTATTGTTACCCTTCCATCTCAAATCGTCGATAGTGAAAAAGTCGTCGCCCAAAGTTGCGGCAGTGGCGGCACTTTAGCGAGGGGAGAATTTGTCATTAAGGGCAGAGGAGGATTTCCCACTGATCCCTACGAAATTCCTGAATTGAATACAGGAATAGCTGATGTGGGGGTTATTTCCAGTTCTTCGCCATCTCCTGTATCCCGTGAGGATGCCCCTAAACAGACTTCAAAGGTTAATGCTGCCCCTGAATCGATTATTGAAGCCCAAGGTTGGATGAGAGATAGTGAAGGTAATGTTATTTTAACGGCTATTGGCTCTCAGGTAACCCCAAGCTCTTCGGGACTCAATTCCACTCAGTGTCAAGGGGAAAAGGCCTTAGACCATAAGCTTTAG
- a CDS encoding DUF1816 domain-containing protein, translating to MDSLDRTSQNNSPSTQERVFIYEVVISSQPTNANRGSLYRRSRLSFRVTYSQMSPMIKRIARLGGKIVNITPIPLEVQNHQEECGTSSAPQSKLPWWVKISTAEPKCLYYFGPFDSANEAQASKPGYIEDLLEEGAKVIFVEIEQSSPSILTQEG from the coding sequence ATGGACAGTTTAGACCGAACCAGCCAGAACAATTCTCCCAGTACACAGGAGCGAGTATTTATTTATGAGGTTGTCATATCCAGTCAACCAACTAACGCCAATAGAGGTTCTCTTTATCGTCGAAGTAGGTTGTCTTTCAGAGTTACTTACTCTCAAATGAGTCCTATGATCAAGAGAATTGCCCGCTTAGGCGGCAAAATTGTCAATATTACACCTATACCTCTAGAGGTTCAAAACCATCAAGAGGAGTGCGGAACGAGTTCCGCACCCCAATCTAAGCTACCTTGGTGGGTAAAAATTTCCACTGCCGAGCCAAAATGTCTTTATTATTTCGGTCCCTTTGATAGTGCTAATGAGGCTCAAGCGAGTAAACCTGGCTATATAGAAGATCTTTTAGAAGAAGGAGCTAAGGTAATTTTTGTCGAGATAGAACAGTCTTCTCCCAGCATCTTGACTCAGGAAGGCTAA
- a CDS encoding PRC-barrel domain-containing protein, protein MVTENFRLRSEYINTQVITRNTGKKLGVVKEILVDIDRREVVALGLRDNILALSGMPQYMYLSSIRQTGDVILVDDEEVFQPIDLDAYTPVVNSEVITETGEPLGRVRDFQFSADEGRIISIIIASIGLPQIPEQLISTYEISIEEVVSSGPNRLIVFEGAEERLTRMSVGLLERLGIGRPPWEKEEEEVYYPPTARPENQLGTGIPVRTPVEAKKPVVEERWDEDEWEPVRNAAPPRRQEAMRYQEEELEEDNWGEIQRERSQSYEDAPEQAYDYQYDDVASDVWDDDVEPEPYNPPRVNIPEKQRERIPEYEEETRY, encoded by the coding sequence ATGGTAACAGAGAACTTTCGTTTACGTTCCGAATATATAAATACTCAGGTGATTACTCGTAACACAGGCAAGAAGTTAGGAGTCGTTAAAGAAATTTTAGTGGATATAGACCGACGGGAAGTCGTGGCCCTAGGATTACGGGATAATATTCTGGCCTTATCGGGAATGCCTCAGTATATGTACCTCTCAAGTATCCGACAAACCGGTGATGTAATTTTAGTTGATGATGAAGAGGTATTCCAACCCATTGATCTAGACGCTTATACTCCTGTAGTTAACAGTGAAGTGATTACAGAAACCGGTGAACCTTTGGGCCGAGTGCGCGATTTTCAATTTTCAGCCGACGAAGGCAGAATCATTTCGATTATTATCGCTTCGATTGGACTGCCGCAAATTCCTGAACAGTTGATCAGTACCTATGAAATCTCAATCGAAGAAGTGGTGAGCAGTGGGCCTAACCGCTTAATTGTCTTTGAAGGAGCAGAAGAACGCCTGACTCGGATGAGTGTAGGACTTCTAGAACGCTTGGGTATTGGTCGCCCCCCTTGGGAAAAAGAAGAAGAGGAAGTCTATTATCCTCCGACTGCCCGTCCGGAGAATCAACTGGGTACAGGTATCCCCGTGCGGACCCCTGTGGAAGCTAAAAAACCTGTGGTAGAAGAACGATGGGATGAGGATGAGTGGGAACCGGTTCGCAATGCGGCTCCTCCTCGACGACAAGAAGCTATGCGCTATCAAGAAGAAGAGTTAGAAGAGGATAATTGGGGCGAAATCCAACGCGAACGCTCACAAAGCTATGAAGATGCGCCAGAACAAGCTTATGATTATCAATATGATGATGTGGCCTCTGATGTCTGGGATGATGATGTGGAACCTGAACCCTATAATCCTCCTCGGGTCAATATTCCCGAAAAACAACGGGAAAGAATCCCTGAATATGAGGAAGAAACCCGTTATTAA
- the rdgB gene encoding RdgB/HAM1 family non-canonical purine NTP pyrophosphatase yields the protein MKKLIVATSNPGKMQELQEYLTELDWELQLKPDSLEIEETGETFIANACLKASGVALATGEWAIADDSGLVVEALNGAPGIYSARYGNTDTERIERVLKELGETTNRQAYFVCAIAIAEPDGSIAFSAEGICQGEILQAPRGTKGFGYDPIFYVPSVQLTFGEMNPEIKHKISHRGKAFEILLPVLKQQGIGHKK from the coding sequence ATGAAAAAGTTAATCGTTGCTACCAGTAACCCTGGTAAAATGCAGGAACTCCAAGAATACCTAACTGAATTGGATTGGGAATTACAGTTAAAACCTGACTCCCTAGAAATAGAAGAAACCGGTGAGACTTTTATCGCTAATGCTTGTTTGAAGGCCTCTGGGGTGGCTCTAGCTACGGGAGAATGGGCTATAGCTGATGATTCGGGTTTGGTTGTAGAGGCTCTCAATGGGGCCCCCGGTATTTATTCAGCCCGCTATGGAAATACTGATACTGAACGCATTGAGCGGGTTCTTAAAGAGTTAGGGGAGACAACAAACCGCCAAGCTTATTTTGTCTGTGCTATTGCCATCGCTGAGCCGGATGGTTCCATTGCTTTTAGCGCTGAAGGGATCTGTCAAGGGGAAATTCTCCAAGCACCTAGAGGCACAAAAGGCTTTGGCTATGATCCGATTTTTTATGTTCCTTCTGTTCAACTCACTTTTGGGGAAATGAACCCAGAAATTAAACACAAGATTAGTCATCGAGGCAAAGCTTTTGAAATTTTGTTACCTGTATTGAAACAACAGGGCATAGGACATAAAAAATAA